In Hevea brasiliensis isolate MT/VB/25A 57/8 chromosome 13, ASM3005281v1, whole genome shotgun sequence, a single genomic region encodes these proteins:
- the LOC110655770 gene encoding patellin-4, translating to MTVEETQVVAEVVVPQEEPKKVVEESKRDVQEDCQVKEVEDDDDDSKPKTVQKSSSYKEESNFLSDLKEFEKKALNEFKSKIEEAILGNNLFKKEEPKKKEKESEEKEKSVNKEETQKEKQDIEGEESEKQVQEEAEKNEGGDEKEKPMQECEEEKKTEVAVEENGEGIDKDVSIWGIPLLPSKGAEGTDVVLLKFLRAREFKVNDAFEMLRKTLQWRKESNIDSILDDDLGVDLSSAFYMNGIDREGHPVCYNNYGVFGNEELYNKAFGTEENRKQFLRWRFQLMEKGIRKLDLKPGGVTSLLQISDLKNSPSPSKKDLRVAMKQAVGLLQDNYPELVARNIFINVPFWYYALNALLSPFLTQRSKSKFVVARPAKVTETLLKYIPAEEIPVQYGGFKRENDFEFSNEDGGVSELVIKAGSSETIEIPVVEVGATLLWDLAVLGWEVNYKEEFVPSDDGSYTIIISKGKKMSSSEGPIRNIFRNNELGKVVLTIENSSSKRKRILYRYKTKKSASI from the exons ATGACTGTTGAAGAAACCCAGGTGGTGGCTGAGGTTGTCGTTCCTCAAGAAGAGCCCAAAAAGGTTGTTGAAGAGAGCAAGAGAGACGTTCAGGAGGATTGCCAAGTGAAGGAAGTGGAAGATGATGACGATGATTCCAAGCCTAAAACTGTTCAGAAGAGCTCTTCTTACAAGGAAGAGAGCAATTTTCTTTCTGATCTTAAGGAGTTCGAGAAAAAGGCCCTGAATGAGTTCAAATCGAAAATCGAAGAAGCTATTCTTGGAAATAATCTGTTCAAGAAAGAGGAGCCAAAGAAGAaagagaaggaaagtgaagagaagGAGAAGTCGGTGAATAAAGAAGAGACACAGAAGGAAAAACAAGATATAGAAGGGGAAGAAAGCGAGAAACAAGTGCAGGAAGAAGCCGAAAAGAACGAAGGAGGAGATGAGAAGGAAAAGCCAATGCAAGAAtgtgaagaagagaagaaaacagAGGTGGCTGTGGAAGAAAATGGCGAAGGAATCGACAAAGATGTCTCCATTTGGGGAATCCCACTTTTGCCTAGCAAAGGAGCAGAGGGCACTGATGTGGTCCTCCTGAAATTTTTGAGGGCTAGAGAGTTCAAAGTCAATGATGCCTTTGAGATGCTAAGGAAGACCCTCCAATGGAGGAAGGAATCCAACATCGATTCAATCTTGGATGATGATTTAGGAGTAGATCTAAGCTCAGCCTTCTACATGAATGGCATTGATCGTGAAGGTCACCCTGTGTGTTACAACAATTATGGGGTGTTTGGAAACGAAGAGCTTTACAATAAGGCATTTGGAACTGAGGAGAATCGCAAACAGTTCTTGAGATGGAGATTCCAGCTGATGGAAAAGGGTATCAGAAAGCTTGATTTGAAGCCTGGAGGTGTCACATCTTTGCTTCAAATCAGTGATCTAAAGAATTCTCCTTCTCCATCAAAGAAGGACCTCAGGGTCGCCATGAAGCAAGCTGTTGGGCTTTTGCAGGACAATTATCCTGAATTAGTTGCCAGAAAT ATATTTATAAATGTTCCATTCTGGTATTATGCTCTGAATGCCCTTTTATCTCCTTTCTTAACGCAAAGAAGCAAGAGCAAATTTGTTGTTGCTCGACCTGCAAAGGTCACAGAGACCTTACTCAA ATACATCCCAGCAGAAGAAATCCCTGTCCAATATGGTGGATTCAAAAGGGAGAACGATTTCGAGTTCTCAAATGAAGATGGTGGAGTTTCTGAGCTTGTCATCAAAGCAGGATCATCTGAAACCATTGAGATTCCTGTAGTAGAGGTTGGAGCTACACTGCTCTGGGATCTGGCTGTTTTGGGCTGGGAAGTGAATTACAAGGAAGAATTTGTACCGAGTGATGACGGGTCTTACACCATCATAATTTCAAAGGGAAAGAAAATGAGTTCTTCTGAAGGACCAATTCGAAACATTTTCAGGAACAATGAACTTGGGAAAGTTGTCCTCACGATCGAAAATAGCTCAAGCAAGAGGAAAAGGATTCTGTATCGCTACAAGACCAAGAAGAGTGCTTCCATCTGA
- the LOC110655769 gene encoding tetrahydroberberine oxidase-like: protein MSTHFHKEINHLERDIMGFSCSRFPSMFPFLFVLLLSFSWATSAHTHEDFLECLRLQSEDSASISKLIYTPINSSYLSVLQFSIQNRRFNTTTTPKPLVIVTPLNVSHVQAAVSCSQKHGMHIRVRSGGHDYEGLSYVSVLPFVIIDLINLQSVTVDATNNTAWVEAGATNGKLYYSIAQKSRTLGFPAGVCPTVGLGGHISGGGYGLLLRKYGLAADNVIDAQLIDVNGRILDRASMGEDLFWAIRGGGGNTFGIVVAWKVNLVPVPATVTVFTVEKTLEQNATQLVNRWQYVADKLHEDLFIRVILERVNSSNQQGKTTIRAAFNSLFLGGVDRLLPLMQESFPELGLAKDDCTEMSWIESTLYFAGFSRNTSLEILLNRTQPSVRFFKAKSDYVKKPMPEVALEGIWESLFQLEVGSGQLIFSPYGGRMSEISESSIPFPHRAGNLYKIQHLAYWDEEGIEESNRHISWIRRLYSFLAPYVSKNPRLAYINYRDLDIGINNQGNTSYKQASIWGIKYFKSNFDRLVHVKTQVDPSNFFRNEQSIPPFSA, encoded by the coding sequence ATGAGCACTCACTTCCACAAAGAAATCAATCATCTAGAGAGAGATATCATGGGTTTTTCCTGTTCAAGATTTCCTTCAATGTTTCCATTTCTTTTTGTTCTTCTGTTGTCTTTCTCATGGGCAACTTCAGCTCATACCCATGAAGATTTTCTTGAATGTCTTCGTCTTCAATCTGAAGACTCTGCGTCTATTTCCAAGCTCATTTACACTCCAATCAATTCCTCCTATTTGTCTGTCTtgcagttctcaatccaaaaccgTCGGTTCAACACGACCACAACGCCAAAACCTCTTGTTATTGTCACCCCTTTGAATGTTTCCCACGTCCAAGCTGCCGTCTCTTGTTCTCAGAAGCATGGCATGCACATTAGAGTTCGAAGCGGTGGCCATGACTATGAAGGTCTTTCCTACGTTTCTGTACTCCCATTTGTCATTATTGATCTCATCAATCTTCAGTCTGTCACTGTTGATGCAACCAACAACACTGCATGGGTTGAAGCTGGTGCAACTAATGGCAAACTTTACTATTCAATTGCTCAGAAAAGTAGAACTCTTGGATTTCCGGCAGGCGTTTGCCCTACCGTAGGTCTTGGAGGGCACATTAGCGGTGGAGGGTATGGCTTGTTGTTGCGTAAATATGGCCTTGCAGCAGATAATGTAATTGACGCCCAGTTGATTGATGTTAATGGCAGAATCCTCGATAGAGCTTCAATGGGTGAAGATCTTTTCTGGGCCATTAGAGGAGGTGGAGGAAATACCTTTGGAATTGTTGTTGCATGGAAAGTAAACTTGGTTCCAGTTCCAGCTACCGTGACTGTGTTCACAGTGGAAAAAACCTTGGAACAGAATGCAACCCAACTTGTCAATCGGTGGCAGTATGTGGCAGATAAGCTTCATGAAGATTTGTTCATCCGAGTTATCCTAGAAAGGGTTAATTCTAGCAATCAACAAGGAAAAACAACAATAAGAGCCGCatttaattctttgtttcttggtGGAGTGGATAGACTTCTTCCACTGATGCAAGAGAGCTTTCCTGAACTGGGTTTAGCGAAAGACGATTGCACTGAAATGAGCTGGATCGAATCCACCCTCTACTTCGCTGGATTCTCAAGAAATACATCCCTGGAGATTTTGCTTAACAGGACTCAACCATCAGTGAGGTTTTTCAAAGCAAAATCTGACTATGTGAAGAAACCTATGCCTGAGGTTGCATTGGAAGGCATATGGGAAAGTCTGTTCCAATTAGAAGTGGGTTCAGGTCAGTTGATCTTTAGTCCTTATGGAGGAAGAATGAGTGAAATTTCAGAGTCCAGCATTCCATTTCCACATAGAGCTGGGAATTTATACAAAATTCAGCACTTGGCTTATTGGGATGAAGaaggaattgaggaatcaaataggCACATAAGTTGGATCAGAAGGCTTTACAGTTTCCTGGCTCCCTATGTTTCAAAAAATCCAAGATTAGCATACATCAACTACAGGGATCTTGACATTGGGATCAATAACCAGGGAAACACAAGTTACAAGCAAGCAAGCATTTGGGGTATCAAGTATTTCAAGAGCAACTTTGACAGGTTGGTCCATGTCAAGACCCAAGTTGATCCTTCTAATTTCTTCAGAAACGAACAAAGCATCCCACCTTTCTCAGCTTGA